A stretch of Deltaproteobacteria bacterium DNA encodes these proteins:
- a CDS encoding ABC transporter ATP-binding protein — translation MSAAAPQAAQQLIEDEDLGRAFDGTLLRRLWHWIRPYRRRAGLSISLVAPAFAFDVGAILVLGLATNSWTGVALPSWLAAPAGIDPIWWLGLLFAALSLANLVLDYTQAILLATTGQSAMRDLRRDVFAHIQKLHMGFFDGYPVGRLVTRATSDVEHVSEAFTAGLVLLVTDVLRMIGYASILFVIEPHLTAWTFAVIPPLAFAAFLFRWRVRDAFRRSRVLIARLNATLQESVTGMKVIQLFSREARNQREFEALNGEHRDSWVDSIRYDSALFTVVELAAGVVFSIVIWKATGYGTAGTIVIFVRFMTRFFMPLRDLSAKYSVMQSAMASLERIFLLLDTKPAVVDAAAASPAPAVVAEPRERRGLGEVEFRDVWFAYRNEDWVLRGLSFRIAPGERAAFVGATGAGKTTVIKLLARLYEIQRGAILLDGVDIRMIPQRELRRRVGMVLQDVFLFGGTIAENLALGRADLTMETLQRAAAAVEADRFIARLPSGYDTELRERGANLSAGQRQLLSFARALAHGADVLVLDEATSSIDTETEAALQRGIHTLMQGKTALVIAHRISTIEDVDRIYALHHGKLAEAGTHRELLAHDGLYARLYRLQYGGDAAAS, via the coding sequence ATGAGCGCCGCAGCTCCGCAAGCCGCGCAGCAGCTGATCGAGGACGAGGACCTCGGGCGCGCCTTCGACGGCACGCTGCTGCGGCGGCTGTGGCACTGGATCCGCCCGTATCGCCGCCGCGCGGGGCTCTCGATCTCGCTCGTCGCGCCGGCGTTCGCGTTCGACGTCGGCGCGATCCTCGTGCTCGGGCTCGCGACGAACTCGTGGACGGGAGTCGCGCTGCCGTCGTGGCTCGCGGCGCCCGCGGGCATCGACCCGATCTGGTGGCTCGGCCTGCTGTTCGCGGCGCTCTCGCTCGCCAACCTCGTGCTCGACTACACGCAGGCGATCCTGCTCGCGACCACCGGCCAGTCCGCGATGCGCGACCTGCGCCGCGACGTGTTCGCGCACATCCAGAAGCTGCACATGGGCTTCTTCGACGGCTACCCGGTCGGCCGGCTCGTGACGCGCGCGACCTCGGACGTGGAGCACGTGAGCGAGGCCTTCACCGCGGGCCTCGTGCTGCTCGTGACCGACGTGCTGCGCATGATCGGCTACGCGTCGATCCTGTTCGTGATCGAGCCGCACCTCACGGCGTGGACCTTCGCGGTGATTCCGCCGCTCGCCTTCGCCGCGTTCTTGTTCCGCTGGCGCGTGCGCGACGCGTTCCGCCGCTCGCGCGTCCTGATCGCGCGCCTCAACGCGACGCTGCAGGAATCCGTCACGGGCATGAAGGTGATCCAGCTGTTCTCGCGCGAGGCGCGCAACCAGCGCGAGTTCGAGGCGCTGAACGGCGAGCACCGCGACTCGTGGGTCGACTCGATCCGTTACGACTCGGCGCTCTTCACCGTGGTCGAGCTGGCTGCCGGCGTCGTGTTCTCGATCGTGATCTGGAAGGCGACGGGCTACGGCACGGCCGGCACGATCGTGATCTTCGTGCGCTTCATGACGCGCTTCTTCATGCCGCTGCGCGATCTCTCGGCGAAGTACTCCGTGATGCAGTCCGCGATGGCGAGCCTCGAGCGGATTTTCCTGCTGCTCGACACGAAGCCCGCGGTCGTCGACGCAGCCGCGGCGTCTCCGGCGCCGGCGGTCGTGGCCGAGCCTCGCGAGCGGCGCGGGCTCGGCGAGGTCGAGTTCCGCGACGTGTGGTTCGCCTACCGCAACGAAGACTGGGTGCTGCGCGGGCTCTCGTTCCGCATCGCGCCGGGCGAGCGCGCGGCGTTCGTGGGCGCGACCGGCGCGGGCAAGACCACGGTGATCAAGCTGCTCGCGCGGCTCTACGAGATTCAGCGCGGCGCGATCCTGCTCGACGGCGTCGACATCCGCATGATCCCGCAGCGCGAGCTGCGCCGGCGCGTCGGCATGGTGCTGCAGGACGTGTTCCTGTTCGGCGGCACGATCGCGGAGAACCTCGCGCTCGGGCGCGCGGACCTGACGATGGAGACGCTCCAGCGCGCCGCCGCCGCCGTCGAGGCCGACCGCTTCATCGCGCGCCTTCCGAGCGGCTACGACACCGAGCTGCGCGAGCGCGGTGCGAACCTGAGCGCGGGCCAACGCCAGCTGCTCTCGTTCGCGCGCGCGCTTGCGCACGGTGCCGACGTGCTCGTGCTCGACGAGGCGACGAGCTCGATCGACACCGAGACCGAGGCGGCGCTCCAGCGCGGGATCCACACGCTGATGCAGGGCAAGACCGCGCTGGTGATCGCGCACCGCATCAGCACGATCGAGGACGTGGACCGCATCTATGCGCTGCACCACGGCAAGCTTGCGGAAGCGGGCACCCACCGAGAGCTGCTGGCGCACGACGGGCTCTACGCGCGGCTCTATCGCCTGCAGTACGGCGGAGACGCCGCGGCCAGCTGA
- a CDS encoding ABC transporter ATP-binding protein: MSAAVLSPPRSHAEIADERRRMFRRLWHYMRLNARLYVLGIVTTLGYAIVFVAFPFVMGSATNAVVAYAQAADDAARSAASREIALFCAAMVGIALARAGFRYFSRVELFNAAREVEYQIRNDLFAHLQRLPQSFYLKWRTGDLMSRCVNDLTAVRLMLGPGLLQLAQTPVLMALALSALFAKNHVMTGLMLVPYPLFFLIARGFGRRMHAANLAVQEGLSDMSSHLQETFSGIAVVKAYAMEDTSRAKFDRLAQQVYARNVELARVGAAMPAFTGLLPLSGMAIVLVAGGLSIRSGEMTPGDFVTFMMMNYEIGLPLFMLGWMFNLVQRGTASMTRIDEVLTTPPSIADDANAAPIETLRGEIELRALSFAYPGFETRAPALRDVSLRIPAGAVVGVVGPVGSGKTALASLVPRLYELPEGMLFIDGVDVNRIPLKTLRRAIAMVPQDPFLFSLTLADNVAYGLAETDMGRVRDAAERAQLAKDVADLPYGFGTLVGERGVMLSGGQRQRTALARALALDPRILILDDTLSAVDAETEAQIQAGLRRAFEGRTVLVVASRVATVREADLIVVLDEGRIVERGTHDELLARGGLYARLARDQEAEARRRAALAAVEAERAV, from the coding sequence ATGAGCGCGGCCGTGCTTTCGCCGCCGCGCTCGCACGCAGAGATCGCCGACGAGCGCCGCCGCATGTTCCGCCGGCTCTGGCACTACATGCGTCTGAACGCGCGCCTGTACGTGCTCGGCATCGTGACGACGCTCGGCTACGCGATCGTGTTCGTCGCGTTCCCGTTCGTGATGGGCAGCGCCACGAACGCAGTCGTCGCCTACGCGCAGGCCGCCGACGACGCCGCGCGCTCGGCGGCGTCGCGCGAGATCGCGCTCTTCTGCGCGGCGATGGTCGGCATCGCGCTCGCGCGTGCGGGCTTCCGTTACTTCTCGCGCGTCGAGCTCTTCAACGCGGCGCGCGAGGTCGAGTACCAGATCCGCAACGACCTGTTCGCGCACCTGCAGCGCCTGCCGCAGTCCTTCTACCTGAAGTGGCGCACCGGCGATCTGATGAGCCGCTGCGTGAACGACCTCACCGCGGTGCGCCTCATGCTCGGCCCCGGTCTTCTCCAGCTCGCGCAGACGCCCGTTTTGATGGCGCTCGCACTCTCCGCGCTGTTCGCGAAGAACCACGTGATGACGGGCCTCATGCTCGTGCCGTATCCGCTCTTCTTCCTGATCGCGCGCGGCTTCGGGCGCCGCATGCACGCGGCGAATCTCGCGGTGCAGGAAGGCCTCTCCGACATGTCGAGCCACCTGCAGGAGACCTTCTCCGGCATCGCCGTGGTGAAGGCGTACGCGATGGAGGACACCTCGCGCGCGAAGTTCGATCGCCTCGCGCAGCAGGTCTACGCACGCAACGTCGAGCTGGCGCGCGTGGGGGCGGCGATGCCTGCGTTCACCGGCCTGCTGCCGCTCTCGGGCATGGCGATCGTGCTGGTCGCCGGCGGGCTCTCGATTCGCAGCGGCGAGATGACGCCCGGCGACTTCGTGACGTTCATGATGATGAACTACGAGATCGGCCTGCCGCTCTTCATGCTCGGCTGGATGTTCAACCTCGTGCAGCGCGGCACCGCCTCGATGACGCGCATCGACGAGGTGCTCACCACGCCGCCGTCGATCGCGGACGACGCGAACGCCGCGCCGATCGAGACGCTGCGCGGCGAGATCGAGCTGCGCGCGCTCAGCTTCGCGTACCCCGGCTTCGAGACGCGCGCGCCCGCGCTGCGCGATGTCTCGCTGCGCATTCCGGCGGGCGCCGTGGTCGGCGTCGTCGGGCCGGTCGGCTCGGGCAAGACCGCGCTCGCGTCGCTGGTGCCGCGCCTCTACGAGCTGCCCGAGGGCATGCTCTTCATCGACGGCGTCGACGTGAACCGCATCCCGCTGAAGACGCTGCGCCGCGCGATCGCGATGGTCCCGCAGGATCCGTTCCTGTTCTCCCTGACGCTTGCGGACAACGTCGCGTACGGGCTCGCCGAGACCGACATGGGGCGCGTGCGCGACGCCGCCGAGCGCGCGCAGCTCGCGAAGGACGTGGCCGATCTGCCGTACGGCTTCGGCACGCTCGTCGGCGAGCGCGGCGTGATGCTCTCGGGCGGTCAGCGCCAGCGCACCGCCCTCGCGCGCGCCCTCGCGCTCGATCCGCGCATCCTGATCCTCGACGACACGCTGAGTGCCGTCGACGCCGAGACCGAGGCCCAGATCCAAGCGGGCCTGCGGCGCGCGTTCGAGGGGCGCACGGTGCTGGTCGTGGCATCGCGCGTCGCGACCGTGCGCGAGGCGGACCTGATCGTCGTGCTCGACGAGGGGCGCATCGTCGAGCGCGGCACGCACGACGAGCTGCTCGCGCGCGGTGGCCTCTACGCGCGGCTGGCGCGCGATCAGGAAGCGGAGGCGCGCCGGCGCGCGGCGCTCGCGGCGGTGGAAGCGGAGCGCGCCGTATGA
- a CDS encoding TIGR04283 family arsenosugar biosynthesis glycosyltransferase has protein sequence MRIAVVIPARDEEERVTPAIESAREAGVLVIVVDGGSRDATAARAEAAGARVIASAPGRARQLAAGAEAAQGAEAIVFLHADSTLPAGWTARVEAALADARVAGGAFAFRFAERGALLRLVELGVRLRLALARLPYGDQALFVRASVLRALGGVPQAPIMEDLDLVRGMRAHGRVALLAAPVTTSARRYAQRGVLRTMWRNWLALAAWSLGLDRARIAAWYRQ, from the coding sequence GTGCGAATCGCGGTCGTCATCCCCGCGCGCGATGAAGAAGAGCGCGTGACCCCCGCGATCGAGAGCGCCCGAGAAGCAGGAGTCCTCGTGATCGTGGTCGATGGCGGCAGCCGCGATGCCACCGCGGCGCGCGCCGAGGCAGCCGGCGCGCGCGTGATCGCCAGCGCGCCCGGACGGGCGCGGCAGCTCGCCGCCGGCGCGGAGGCTGCGCAGGGCGCCGAGGCGATCGTGTTCCTGCACGCCGACAGCACGCTGCCCGCGGGCTGGACGGCGCGCGTCGAGGCCGCGCTCGCGGACGCGCGCGTCGCAGGCGGCGCGTTCGCGTTTCGCTTCGCCGAGCGCGGCGCGCTGCTGCGCCTCGTCGAGCTCGGTGTGCGGCTGCGGCTCGCGCTCGCGCGGCTCCCGTACGGCGATCAGGCGCTGTTCGTGCGCGCGTCGGTGCTGCGTGCGCTCGGCGGCGTGCCGCAGGCGCCGATCATGGAAGACCTCGATCTCGTGCGCGGCATGCGCGCGCACGGGAGGGTCGCGCTGCTCGCCGCGCCCGTGACGACTTCCGCGCGGCGCTACGCGCAGCGCGGCGTCCTGCGCACGATGTGGCGCAACTGGCTCGCGCTCGCGGCGTGGTCGCTCGGCCTCGATCGCGCGCGCATCGCGGCGTGGTATCGGCAATGA
- a CDS encoding MFS transporter: MSAPEGARRSFFSYLRAREVDFRPAGGLRAWLLGLVVLGWAVEQYEGLKTGPVLVYILRDFDKTLVEWGYVAAAAGLVYSAGAALLSRAADRFGRRPLLIYPVFGYATISLLGALAPNFVTLAALAMAGSFMVAGMNPAVHAASRDLTPQLGRAMAYSWVSLAFTVGALMATAIAARTLPIWPSWRSQYWIAAGLGLVTATLLLVFYRDLSARVRGQVLESIASAEAPAAVAAEAVDPYEAGRAIYRSPRLWILSGTIVFWSLTYSTVSAYVPAFLAQHHQLEPARAASVVSYFWIVFTGSVFLSGWLSDRLRLRKPIVAFGGLTTGVCFWIGASLPVDAPESTLAAVWSLTGFFAGFIYPAWCALYSETAEAISPHGVARAFGITATLGPIAGLVLNLGLPRIVESFGWPVWMRVAGACCLGVMVLVGFGAGPWWKSRAER, translated from the coding sequence ATGTCCGCACCGGAAGGCGCACGGCGCAGCTTCTTCTCCTACCTCCGCGCCCGCGAGGTCGACTTCCGCCCCGCCGGCGGGCTGCGTGCGTGGCTGCTCGGGCTGGTCGTGCTCGGCTGGGCGGTGGAGCAGTACGAAGGGCTGAAGACGGGCCCGGTGCTCGTTTACATCCTGCGCGACTTCGACAAGACGCTCGTCGAGTGGGGATACGTCGCCGCCGCGGCGGGCCTCGTCTACAGCGCCGGCGCGGCGCTGCTCAGTCGCGCGGCGGATCGCTTCGGGCGCCGGCCGCTGCTGATCTACCCCGTGTTCGGGTACGCGACGATCTCGTTGTTGGGCGCGCTCGCGCCGAACTTCGTGACGCTCGCGGCGCTCGCGATGGCGGGCAGCTTCATGGTCGCGGGGATGAATCCTGCCGTGCACGCGGCCTCGCGCGATCTCACGCCGCAGCTCGGGCGCGCGATGGCGTACTCGTGGGTGTCGCTCGCCTTCACCGTGGGCGCGCTGATGGCGACGGCGATCGCGGCGCGCACGCTGCCGATCTGGCCCAGCTGGCGCTCGCAGTACTGGATCGCGGCGGGGCTCGGACTCGTCACGGCGACGCTGCTGCTCGTCTTCTACCGCGATCTCTCGGCGCGTGTGCGCGGGCAGGTGCTCGAGAGCATCGCGAGCGCGGAAGCGCCCGCCGCGGTCGCGGCCGAAGCGGTCGATCCTTACGAAGCGGGGCGCGCGATCTACCGCAGCCCGCGCCTCTGGATCCTCTCGGGCACGATCGTGTTCTGGTCGCTCACGTACTCGACCGTCTCGGCCTACGTGCCGGCGTTCCTCGCGCAGCACCACCAGCTCGAGCCGGCGCGCGCGGCGAGCGTCGTGTCGTACTTCTGGATCGTGTTCACCGGCAGCGTGTTCCTCTCGGGCTGGCTCTCGGATCGCCTGCGCCTGCGCAAGCCGATCGTCGCGTTCGGCGGGCTCACCACCGGTGTGTGCTTCTGGATCGGCGCGTCGCTTCCGGTCGACGCGCCCGAGTCGACGCTCGCCGCGGTGTGGTCGCTCACCGGCTTCTTCGCGGGCTTCATCTACCCCGCGTGGTGCGCGCTCTACTCCGAGACGGCGGAGGCGATCAGCCCGCACGGCGTCGCGCGCGCCTTCGGCATCACTGCGACGCTCGGCCCGATCGCCGGGCTCGTCCTCAACCTCGGTCTCCCGCGCATCGTCGAGAGCTTCGGCTGGCCCGTTTGGATGCGTGTGGCGGGCGCGTGCTGCCTCGGCGTGATGGTGCTCGTGGGGTTCGGCGCCGGGCCGTGGTGGAAGTCGCGGGCCGAGCGCTGA
- a CDS encoding LLM class F420-dependent oxidoreductase → MTKQLKLGLQLGYWQDKPTPGFLESAQQAESLGYDIVFTAEAWGSDAFTPLTWIAAHTKKIRLGTAVVQLSARTPTATAMHALTLDHLSGGRLTLGLGVSGPQVVEGWYGQPFDKPLARTREYVSIVRQVLAREAPVSNPGPHYPLPYTGPGAWGMGKPLRPITHPLRNKIPIFLGSEGPKNVALTAEIADGWLPLYYSPFRQDVYADSLKAAKPGFEICAGVNVNITDDVKAGLMAVKAGLGFYIGGMGSKQRNFHKELMSRMGFEAEANKIQDLFMDGKRAEAIATVPDAFADEISLVGPKERIRDRVQAWRDTPVTTLLFMSRNAEMLRTMAEVVL, encoded by the coding sequence ATGACGAAGCAGCTCAAGCTCGGCCTTCAGCTCGGCTACTGGCAGGACAAGCCCACCCCCGGCTTCCTCGAGAGCGCGCAGCAGGCCGAGAGCCTCGGCTACGACATCGTCTTCACCGCCGAGGCGTGGGGCTCGGATGCGTTCACGCCGCTCACGTGGATCGCGGCGCACACGAAGAAGATTCGGCTCGGCACGGCGGTGGTGCAGCTCTCGGCGCGCACGCCCACCGCGACTGCGATGCACGCGCTCACGCTCGATCACCTCTCCGGCGGACGGCTCACGCTCGGCCTCGGCGTCTCGGGGCCGCAGGTGGTGGAGGGCTGGTACGGCCAGCCCTTCGACAAGCCGCTCGCGCGCACGCGCGAGTACGTCTCGATCGTCAGGCAAGTGCTCGCGCGCGAGGCGCCGGTCTCGAACCCGGGCCCGCACTACCCGCTGCCGTACACGGGCCCCGGCGCGTGGGGCATGGGCAAGCCGCTGCGCCCGATCACGCATCCGCTCCGTAACAAGATCCCGATCTTCCTCGGCAGCGAGGGCCCGAAGAACGTCGCGCTGACCGCCGAGATCGCCGACGGCTGGCTGCCGCTCTACTACTCGCCGTTCCGCCAAGACGTCTACGCGGATTCGCTGAAGGCCGCGAAGCCCGGCTTCGAGATCTGCGCCGGCGTGAACGTGAACATCACGGACGACGTCAAGGCGGGGCTCATGGCCGTGAAGGCCGGGCTCGGCTTCTACATCGGCGGCATGGGCTCGAAGCAGCGCAACTTCCACAAGGAGTTGATGTCGCGCATGGGCTTCGAGGCCGAAGCGAACAAGATCCAAGACCTGTTCATGGATGGGAAGCGCGCCGAGGCGATCGCGACCGTGCCCGACGCATTCGCCGACGAGATCTCGCTCGTCGGCCCGAAGGAGCGCATCCGCGACCGCGTGCAGGCGTGGCGCGACACACCCGTGACGACGCTGCTGTTCATGTCGCGCAACGCGGAGATGCTGCGCACGATGGCGGAGGTCGTGCTGTGA
- a CDS encoding SDR family oxidoreductase, with the protein MALVTGSATGLGASVALELARRGAAALILNYSRSAAEANETAEACRKAGAEVVVVQGDVASDADCRKLADAAARFGKLDVLVNNAGTTKHVPHANLDGLTSEDFQRLYGVNVVGSFQMVRATRSLLEAAADANGRAASVVMVSSIAGTDGSGSSIAYAASKAALNSITVSLARALAPKIRVNAVCPGFIDTRWFVQGVGEENTAKIRAGVAARVPLRAASSADDIAGSVVFLCGADSRHVTGETLLVDAGLHLVS; encoded by the coding sequence ATCGCCCTCGTCACCGGCTCCGCCACCGGCCTCGGCGCGTCCGTCGCGCTCGAGCTCGCGAGGCGCGGCGCGGCGGCGCTCATCCTCAACTACTCGCGCAGCGCGGCCGAGGCGAACGAGACGGCCGAGGCGTGCCGCAAGGCGGGCGCGGAAGTCGTGGTGGTGCAAGGCGACGTCGCGAGCGACGCCGACTGCCGGAAGCTCGCGGACGCCGCGGCGCGCTTCGGCAAGCTCGACGTGCTCGTGAACAACGCGGGCACGACCAAGCACGTGCCGCACGCGAACCTCGACGGCCTGACGAGCGAGGACTTCCAGCGCCTCTACGGCGTGAACGTGGTCGGCTCGTTCCAGATGGTGCGCGCGACGCGCAGCCTGCTCGAAGCCGCAGCCGACGCGAACGGCCGCGCCGCCTCGGTGGTGATGGTGTCGTCGATCGCGGGCACCGACGGGTCGGGCTCGTCGATCGCGTACGCCGCGAGCAAGGCCGCGCTCAACTCGATCACCGTCTCGCTCGCGCGCGCGCTCGCGCCGAAGATCCGCGTGAACGCGGTGTGCCCCGGCTTCATCGACACGCGCTGGTTCGTGCAGGGCGTGGGCGAGGAGAACACGGCGAAGATTCGCGCCGGCGTCGCCGCCCGCGTGCCGCTGCGCGCCGCATCCAGCGCCGACGACATCGCGGGCAGCGTCGTGTTCCTGTGCGGCGCGGATTCGCGCCACGTCACGGGCGAGACGCTGCTCGTCGACGCGGGGCTGCATCTCGTCAGCTGA